A region of Desulfovermiculus halophilus DSM 18834 DNA encodes the following proteins:
- a CDS encoding MipA/OmpV family protein yields the protein MRKLKLITIIVMAMIALNLTAAHAEEVAPLFPLPFTPDFTRGSGWGIALGLGVEYETAYAGSDEYEFELDPAGAIQWRKGNHLFSWEGLELSWTTRQKDQWYIQVELGLDDGRDEDDSDDGRLDGLDERDDEFTGSGEVRYAFDGEWRNYIGTRISVGGSDFGTLGFIFAGHRFGSRQDGGGTEAILYATFADSDNLNRDFGISPSEATTSGLAETDLDSGYRSSGLRVVDRRFVSEHIQIVSGLELEYYSSDVRDSPIAREDFAAEVELAILYHF from the coding sequence ATGAGAAAACTTAAACTGATAACAATTATTGTAATGGCGATGATCGCCCTCAATCTAACAGCGGCTCACGCTGAGGAGGTGGCACCTCTTTTTCCTCTGCCATTTACCCCGGACTTCACCCGAGGATCTGGCTGGGGAATTGCTCTTGGCTTGGGGGTTGAATACGAAACCGCCTACGCTGGTTCGGACGAATATGAGTTTGAACTGGATCCGGCCGGGGCCATCCAATGGAGAAAGGGAAACCACCTTTTCTCTTGGGAAGGGCTGGAACTGTCATGGACGACTCGCCAGAAGGATCAATGGTACATCCAGGTCGAGTTGGGTTTAGATGATGGACGTGATGAAGATGATTCTGATGACGGCAGGCTGGACGGCCTTGATGAGAGGGATGATGAGTTTACGGGCTCAGGTGAGGTCAGGTATGCCTTTGATGGGGAGTGGCGGAATTATATCGGCACTCGAATTTCTGTGGGGGGGAGCGATTTCGGCACACTGGGGTTCATCTTTGCCGGGCACCGGTTCGGTTCCCGTCAGGATGGCGGTGGAACAGAAGCTATTCTCTATGCCACATTTGCTGACAGTGACAACCTGAATAGAGATTTTGGAATTAGCCCATCAGAGGCTACCACATCCGGACTTGCGGAGACGGATTTGGATAGCGGATACCGCTCCTCCGGCCTGCGCGTTGTCGATCGACGCTTTGTCAGCGAGCATATTCAAATCGTTTCCGGCCTGGAACTTGAGTATTACAGCAGCGATGTGCGAGATAGCCCCATTGCCCGCGAAGACTTTGCGGCGGAAGTAGAGCTGGCTATACTCTATCACTTCTAA